A window from Physeter macrocephalus isolate SW-GA chromosome 11, ASM283717v5, whole genome shotgun sequence encodes these proteins:
- the EXOC3L4 gene encoding exocyst complex component 3-like protein 4, translating to MPSPQTVASGPEPHSPREPVAPQIPAQGTRRASSEDASSAHREGLGPGLGTFRRAFSKASQRASGCAPQEDPGLLRRSSRFLFRSLRHALDDGPAADQTQATTGPGVAHGREVPSRAMDGVSPQSSTGAGPAELEGEDKSVADLITERKLLAAFEQLRHLETRLVAEKASRTFEQDPTGFARRAMDVCLHYDGLAAEIGAIVLETLGPDGVDAAVLAELARVVRAEEEAHPEPPADGDFLRTPRHWRQHWEDAVRRSAQGRVQQVSAGEAPGAAEGASGLAQLLAELGRLVRRDLQKVQLEVHPAYAAAGYPAWEAYLRAFHGAVAQRLQELAHDARGCEQLYVLLDWASNVYSSPDFLGSQDLALPSEPLPPLLAPDVWARLESDYTSFLETKIASCFDGILQVEQSRWVAAEAPDVLQGHYHTPLSIDVRMLVAEHVKAAGAISAELEATTLRICARALGLFLPRFEKAFLESGAVSEPNLCANINACEEFRTHLLARFPGSLEELEKPLVAATCAFQKRLLQGLQGDVQPLFKVLCTKAWLTQDVLQPLLDKVVAFAGHLEHVVPPRAQETLQEVHRYVVREYLAQALRPRERFRGVERVSGSQKMGLDAQAIGNTFQGLGSEATWLGRAIPCVADILGETYKDDIRRHLETLIGSYPDIRRDHVLAILALRRLGRRRNQHLLTHAQDLLRAAAKAGRPGAAGGHVLFEEIEVPTSMDVLITCI from the exons ATGCCATCGCCTCAGACAGTGGCCTCTGGGCCGGAGCCGCACAGCCCCAGGGAGCCTGTGGCACCCCAGATCCCAGCTCAGGGCACTCGGAGGGCAAGCAGCGAGGATGCGTCCAGCGCCCACCGTgagggcctggggcctggcctgGGCACCTTTCGGCGGGCCTTCTCAAAGGCCAGCCAGCGGGCCTCGGGCTGCGCCCCCCAGGAGGACCCAGGCCTGCTCAGGCGCAGCTCTCGCTTCTTGTTCCGGTCTTTACGGCACGCTCTGGACGATGGCCCAGCCGCTGACCAGACCCAGGCTACCACTGGGCCCGGGGTGGCCCACGGCCGGGAGGTGCCCTCAAGGGCCATGGACGGTGTCAGCCCCCAGTCGTCCACTGGGGCGGGGCCTGCGGAACTAGAAGGTGAGG ACAAATCTGTGGCCGACCTCATCACGGAGCGGAAACTGCTGGCGGCCTTCGAGCAGCTGCGGCACCTCGAGACCCGGCTAGTGGCCGAGAAGGCCTCGCGCACCTTCGAGCAGGACCCCACGGGCTTTGCGCGGCGCGCCATGGACGTGTGCCTGCACTACGACGGGCTGGCCGCGGAGATCGGCGCCATTGTGCTCGAGACCCTGGGCCCGGACGGCGTGGACGCGGCCGTGCTCGCGGAGCTGGCCCGCGTGGTGCGCGCGGAAGAGGAGGCCCACCCAGAGCCCCCTGCAGACGGCGACTTTCTGCGCACGCCGCGCCACTGGCGCCAGCACTGGGAGGACGCGGTGCGCCGGAGCGCGCAGGGGCGCGTGCAGCAGGTGAGCGCGGGCGAGGCCCCGGGGGCAGCCGAGGGTGCCTCCGGCTTGGCCCAGCTTCTGGCCGAGCTCGGCCGCTTGGTTCGCCGCGACCTGCAGAAGGTGCAGCTGGAGGTGCACCCGGCTTACGCGGCCGCCGGCTATCCCGCGTGGGAGGCCTACCTGCGCGCCTTCCACGGCGCAGTGGCCCAGCGCCTCCAGGAGCTGGCGCACGACGCCCGTGGCTGCGAGCAGCTCTACGTCCTGCTGGACTGGGCCTCCAATGTCTACAGCAG TCCCGATTTCCTGGGCTcccaggacctggctctgccctcgGAGCCACTGCCCCCGCTCCTGGCACCCGATGTGTGGGCCCGACTCGAGAGCGACTACACCAGCTTCCTGGAG ACCAAGATCGCGAGCTGCTTCGATGGCATTCTGCAGGTAGAACAGAGTCGCTGGGTGGCTGCCGAGGCCCCCGACGTGCTGCAGGGCCACTACCATACGCCGCTGTCCATCGACGTACGCATG CTCGTGGCAGAGCACGTGAAGGCAGCCGGCGCCATCTCCGCGGAGCTGGAGGCCACCACCTTGCGGATCTGCGCGCGGGCGCTTGGCCTCTTCCTGCCCAG GTTTGAAAAGGCTTTCCTGGAGTCGGGGGCGGTGAGCGAGCCTAACCTGTGCGCCAACATCAATGCCTGCGAGGAGTTCAG aACTCATCTTCTGGCCAGGTTCCCAGGAAGCCTTGAAGAGTTGGAGAAGCCCCTGGTGGCTGCCACCTGCGCCTTTCAGAAGCGGCTGCTCCAGGGCTTGCAGGGTGATGTGCAG ccgcTCTTCAAGGTCCTGTGCACCAAGGCCTGGCTGACACAGGACGTGCTGCAGCCCCTCCTGGACAAGGTGGTGGCATTCGCCGGCCACCTCGAGCACGTGGTCCCGCCCCGGGCGCAG GAGACTCTGCAGGAGGTGCACCGTTACGTCGTCCGCGAGTACCTGGCGCAGGCGCTGAGGCCCCGCGAACGGTTCCGGGGTGTGGAGCGCGTGAGTGGCTCCCAGAAGATGGGCCTGGACGCCCAGGCCATTGGCAACACCTTCCAGGGCTTG GGCTCTGAGGCCACTTGGTTGGGCCGAGCTATCCCGTGCGTGGCGGACATACTGGGCGAGACTTACAAAGACGACATCCGGCGGCACCTGGAGACACTCATCGGGAGCTACCCCGACATCAG GCGGGACCACGTGCTGGCCATTCTAGCGCTGCGCCGACTGGGCCGCCGTCGGAACCAGCACCTCCTGACGCATGCCCAGGACCTGCTGAGGGCCGCGGCCAAGGCAGGGCGCCCCGGCGCTGCTGGGGGCCACGTGCTCTTCGAGGAGATCGAGGTGCCCACCTCCATGGATGTGCTAATCACCTGCATCTAG